A genomic window from Paucibacter sp. KCTC 42545 includes:
- a CDS encoding HutD/Ves family protein gives MSWSIISAADVAPQAWRNGGGRTRELLAWPHSNDWLLRISVADIETDGPFSKFEGVDRWFAVLDGAGVRLFGHELRAGEPLLQFDGAAAPECSLIDGVTRDFNLMHRRGKGRLRVQPAGTALAPVSARWVGLFTAAGGVLSHGGRAMPLAALSLAWCEAPSPQSCTFEGNGSAWWMSWHEDAE, from the coding sequence ATGAGCTGGAGCATCATCAGCGCCGCCGATGTGGCGCCCCAAGCCTGGCGCAACGGCGGTGGCCGCACCCGCGAGCTGCTGGCCTGGCCGCATAGCAACGACTGGCTGCTGCGCATCAGCGTGGCCGATATCGAGACCGACGGCCCCTTCTCCAAATTCGAAGGCGTGGACCGCTGGTTCGCAGTGCTGGACGGCGCCGGCGTGCGCTTGTTCGGCCACGAGTTGCGGGCCGGTGAGCCGCTTTTGCAGTTCGACGGCGCCGCGGCGCCCGAATGCAGCTTGATCGACGGGGTGACGCGCGATTTCAATTTGATGCACCGGCGCGGCAAGGGCCGCTTGCGGGTGCAGCCGGCTGGCACCGCTCTGGCGCCGGTGAGCGCGCGATGGGTCGGCCTGTTTACCGCCGCGGGCGGCGTGCTGAGCCATGGTGGCCGTGCGATGCCGCTGGCCGCCTTGAGCCTGGCCTGGTGTGAGGCGCCGAGCCCACAATCCTGCACCTTTGAAGGCAACGGTTCGGCCTGGTGGATGAGCTGGCATGAGGACGCTGAATGA
- a CDS encoding endonuclease/exonuclease/phosphatase family protein, with the protein MSSKLTQLPTAAAGKPASLRVATYNIHKGVRGMGPQKRLEIHNLGQGIAALKADLVFLQEVRHFHHREAQQFQHTWFGWPEQGQAEFLAPDGYQVAYRTNAFTKHGEHGNALLSRWPLGDVGHHDVSDHRFEQRGLLHVPVSWEGRVVHTVVAHLGLMHSGRVRQVQRLAEFIHKHVPPDALLVVAGDFNDWGERLDVPMREQGLARASLPGGRARLATFPSRLPFFSLDRIYTRGLQCVNLQVPKGPAWARMSDHLPLLAELELSER; encoded by the coding sequence ATGAGCAGCAAACTGACTCAGCTGCCGACGGCTGCAGCCGGCAAGCCGGCATCCTTGCGGGTGGCCACCTACAACATCCACAAAGGCGTGCGCGGCATGGGGCCGCAAAAGCGCCTGGAGATCCATAACCTCGGCCAAGGCATTGCGGCCCTGAAGGCCGACCTGGTGTTCCTGCAAGAGGTGCGGCACTTCCATCACCGCGAAGCTCAGCAGTTTCAGCACACCTGGTTTGGCTGGCCCGAGCAGGGGCAGGCCGAGTTTCTGGCGCCCGATGGTTATCAGGTGGCCTACCGCACCAATGCCTTCACCAAACATGGCGAGCATGGCAATGCCTTGCTGTCGCGCTGGCCGCTGGGAGATGTGGGCCACCACGATGTGTCTGACCACCGTTTCGAGCAACGCGGCCTGCTGCATGTGCCGGTGAGCTGGGAGGGCAGGGTGGTGCACACGGTGGTGGCGCATTTGGGCCTGATGCACAGCGGCCGGGTGCGCCAGGTGCAGCGCCTGGCCGAGTTCATCCATAAGCATGTGCCGCCCGACGCGCTGCTGGTGGTGGCCGGCGACTTCAACGACTGGGGTGAGCGCCTGGACGTACCCATGCGCGAGCAAGGCCTGGCCCGCGCCAGCCTGCCCGGCGGGCGCGCGCGTTTGGCTACCTTTCCCTCGCGCCTGCCGTTTTTCTCGCTGGACCGCATCTACACCCGCGGCCTGCAATGCGTGAACCTGCAAGTTCCCAAGGGCCCGGCCTGGGCGCGCATGTCGGATCACTTGCCGCTGCTGGCTGAGCTGGAGCTGAGCGAGCGGTGA
- the hutI gene encoding imidazolonepropionase produces MMKLWTNAGLATMATLAEEQPWGWIEQGALITQGEHIVWVGEADQVPADLRGQITASHDLAGAVITPGLIDCHTHLVYGGLRAKEFEQRLQGASYEEIARAGGGIRSTVSATRAASEDELFDAAAGRLRHLLAEGVTSIEIKSGYGLSLAAERASLRVARRLGEHFGVTVRTSYLAAHALPPEFAGRQDDYVSALCDWMAQLHAERLIDAVDAFCEGIGFTPAQTRRVFEAAQRLGLPVKLHAEQLSDQGGTQLACEFGALSCDHLEYLSPAGIAAMAASGCVATLLPGAYYFLRETKLPPVQALREAGVSIAISTDHNPGTSPTLSLLLMLNMACTLFRLTPEEALRGVTVNAAKALGLADRGQLLAGQRADFCIWDVQHPNELAYFFGRNPLRQVVQGGQLRGEAF; encoded by the coding sequence ATGATGAAGTTATGGACCAACGCCGGACTGGCCACCATGGCCACCCTGGCCGAAGAGCAACCCTGGGGCTGGATTGAGCAAGGCGCGCTGATCACCCAAGGCGAGCACATCGTCTGGGTCGGCGAAGCGGATCAAGTCCCTGCGGATTTGCGCGGCCAGATCACGGCCAGCCACGACCTCGCTGGCGCGGTGATCACGCCCGGCCTGATCGATTGCCACACCCATCTGGTTTACGGCGGCCTGCGGGCCAAGGAATTCGAGCAGCGCCTGCAAGGGGCGAGCTACGAAGAGATTGCCCGCGCCGGTGGTGGCATCCGCTCCACCGTGTCTGCGACCCGCGCCGCCAGCGAGGATGAGTTGTTCGACGCCGCCGCCGGGCGCTTGCGCCACTTGCTGGCCGAGGGCGTTACCAGCATCGAGATCAAGTCCGGCTACGGCCTGAGCCTGGCGGCGGAGCGCGCCAGCCTGCGCGTGGCGCGGCGCCTGGGCGAGCATTTTGGTGTGACGGTGCGCACCAGCTATCTGGCGGCGCACGCCTTGCCGCCGGAGTTTGCCGGCCGCCAGGATGACTATGTCAGCGCCCTGTGCGATTGGATGGCGCAGCTGCATGCGGAAAGGCTGATCGACGCGGTGGACGCCTTCTGCGAGGGCATAGGCTTCACGCCCGCGCAGACGCGTCGGGTGTTCGAGGCGGCGCAGCGCCTGGGCCTGCCCGTCAAGCTGCATGCCGAGCAGCTGAGCGACCAGGGCGGCACCCAACTGGCCTGCGAGTTCGGCGCCTTGTCTTGCGACCATCTGGAATACCTCAGCCCCGCCGGCATTGCCGCCATGGCGGCCAGTGGCTGCGTGGCTACCTTGCTGCCCGGCGCCTACTACTTTTTGCGCGAGACCAAGCTGCCGCCGGTGCAGGCTTTGCGCGAGGCGGGGGTGAGCATCGCTATCTCCACCGACCACAACCCCGGCACCTCGCCCACGCTGTCGCTGCTGCTGATGCTGAATATGGCCTGCACCTTGTTCCGCCTGACGCCGGAAGAAGCTTTGCGCGGCGTGACGGTGAACGCGGCCAAGGCTCTGGGCCTGGCAGACCGAGGCCAATTGCTGGCCGGGCAACGCGCCGATTTTTGTATTTGGGATGTGCAGCATCCTAATGAACTGGCTTACTTTTTCGGCCGTAACCCGCTGCGTCAAGTGGTGCAGGGCGGCCAACTTCGCGGAGAGGCGTTTTGA
- a CDS encoding GGDEF domain-containing protein, producing MNAEPAEPTKVAASAGPAVEAWAEQVKAPMARPASDGRPMRSLAGDLTRRIFLLCLGATLLAGAVRLVQVYRQERANFDMTVAQVSHLHLKLLAKSLWDVEPAAVQELLQQIASTPQVRAARVNVSTGEFFFAGLPRADSEQRRPGDAIFEIPGPEGSRRILGQLNLDFNQSYLREQLLGVLLRVAGVGLLLSLGFSGLTLLMLRRELRQPLQDLATFAAGLAPDKTPPPLQLARSARSHRDELDVVVDGFRTLRVDIESYVKERERHAEQLELAVARRTSDLQEVTRYLETMSRHASRFLNLSVDEYPAMISATLRDISGHSSHCSLVIAEQAQDQATACCRFAWLAPHDKISGMSPGEPLLAGLLGELPAGWSVLRFESPAASEPERALAMQQHGVQAMVFCAYRGDSSTQILLALSSQPMKWIVRDDRLARMTADMLFNIMRHWQDQLALQRLHQELEQRSNTDSLTGLANRRWFDELKLEETRRAMRNGSALALISIDVDFFKSYNDNYGHAQGDQCLLAVSRMIQQTFNRAGELPARVGGEEFTVLLPEVDLAQAMAQAERLRQCVSDLAIPHSGSPLRKVSISAGVFSMRPDRAMPGASAEQFIAAALEAADAALYRAKRGGRDRVSD from the coding sequence ATGAACGCCGAGCCCGCCGAGCCCACCAAAGTCGCCGCTTCTGCAGGGCCTGCGGTGGAAGCGTGGGCTGAGCAGGTGAAGGCCCCAATGGCTAGGCCCGCCAGCGACGGGCGGCCGATGCGTTCGCTAGCCGGCGATTTGACGCGCCGCATCTTCTTACTCTGTCTAGGCGCCACCTTGCTGGCTGGCGCAGTGCGCCTCGTCCAGGTTTACCGCCAGGAGCGCGCCAACTTTGACATGACCGTGGCGCAGGTCAGCCATTTGCACCTCAAATTGCTGGCCAAAAGCCTGTGGGATGTGGAGCCCGCTGCAGTCCAAGAGCTGTTGCAGCAGATTGCCAGCACGCCGCAGGTGCGGGCTGCGCGTGTGAATGTCAGTACGGGCGAGTTCTTTTTTGCGGGCCTGCCCCGGGCAGACAGTGAACAGCGCCGCCCGGGAGACGCCATATTCGAGATTCCGGGACCCGAAGGCAGCCGCCGCATCCTGGGCCAGCTGAATCTGGATTTCAACCAGAGCTATTTGCGCGAACAGTTGTTGGGGGTCCTGCTGCGGGTGGCTGGCGTGGGCCTGCTGCTTTCGCTTGGTTTCAGCGGCCTGACCCTGCTGATGTTGCGGCGTGAATTGCGCCAGCCCCTGCAGGATCTAGCCACATTTGCCGCCGGCCTGGCCCCGGACAAAACGCCGCCGCCCTTGCAGCTGGCGCGCTCAGCGCGCTCGCACCGGGACGAGCTGGACGTGGTGGTGGACGGTTTTCGCACCCTGCGCGTCGACATTGAAAGTTATGTCAAGGAGCGCGAACGCCACGCCGAACAGTTGGAGCTGGCGGTGGCCCGGCGCACCTCCGACTTGCAAGAAGTCACCCGCTATCTGGAGACCATGTCGCGCCACGCCAGCCGCTTCCTGAATCTGAGCGTGGATGAGTACCCCGCCATGATCAGCGCCACCCTGCGCGATATATCCGGCCACAGCAGCCATTGCAGCCTCGTCATTGCAGAGCAAGCCCAAGACCAGGCAACAGCCTGCTGCCGCTTCGCCTGGCTGGCGCCGCATGACAAGATCAGCGGCATGAGCCCGGGTGAGCCCCTGCTGGCCGGGCTGCTCGGTGAATTGCCAGCAGGCTGGAGCGTCTTGCGTTTTGAAAGCCCCGCGGCGTCCGAGCCCGAGCGCGCCCTGGCCATGCAGCAGCATGGCGTGCAGGCCATGGTGTTCTGCGCCTACCGAGGCGACAGCAGCACGCAAATCTTGCTAGCCCTGTCCTCCCAGCCCATGAAATGGATAGTGCGCGACGACCGCTTGGCCCGAATGACAGCGGACATGTTGTTCAACATCATGCGCCACTGGCAGGATCAGCTGGCCCTGCAGCGCCTGCATCAGGAATTGGAACAGCGCTCCAACACCGACTCGCTCACCGGTCTGGCCAATCGGCGCTGGTTCGATGAACTCAAGCTCGAGGAGACCCGCCGCGCGATGCGCAACGGCAGCGCGCTGGCCTTGATCAGCATCGATGTGGACTTTTTCAAAAGCTATAACGACAACTACGGCCACGCCCAGGGCGACCAATGCCTGCTGGCCGTCAGCCGCATGATTCAGCAGACCTTTAACCGCGCCGGCGAGTTGCCGGCCCGCGTGGGCGGCGAAGAATTCACCGTGCTGCTGCCCGAGGTGGACCTAGCCCAGGCCATGGCGCAAGCCGAGCGGCTGCGCCAATGCGTGTCCGATCTGGCCATCCCGCACAGTGGCTCACCGCTGCGCAAGGTCAGCATCAGCGCCGGCGTGTTCAGCATGCGCCCCGACCGCGCCATGCCGGGCGCCAGCGCCGAGCAGTTCATCGCCGCCGCCCTGGAAGCGGCAGACGCAGCCCTTTATCGCGCCAAGCGGGGCGGCCGGGACCGGGTGTCGGACTGA
- the hutC gene encoding histidine utilization repressor → MTQTSLSSRPEPQYLKVKNHLRERIASGHWVAGDLLPSEAELVVQFEVSRMTVNRALRELTQEGLVERLQGVGTFVAQLHRISSTLTVHDVHDEIIKRGHRHEAQVHLLEQVRATAAQAQEFGLKTGAKLFHSVIVHLEDGLPIQCEDRWVNPACAPDYLTLDFSLSTPTNYLLEVAPLSEARYSIEALLPTAEEAKLLRLSRDQPCLVVKRRTFSRGQTVTVVRLTHPGSLYILEGSFQA, encoded by the coding sequence ATGACCCAAACCAGCTTGTCCAGCCGACCTGAGCCTCAATACCTCAAGGTGAAAAACCATTTGCGCGAGCGCATCGCCTCCGGCCATTGGGTGGCGGGGGATTTGCTGCCCTCGGAGGCCGAGTTGGTGGTGCAGTTCGAGGTCAGCCGCATGACCGTCAATCGCGCTTTGCGTGAACTCACCCAAGAAGGTCTTGTCGAGCGCTTGCAAGGCGTGGGCACCTTTGTGGCCCAGCTGCACCGCATCTCCAGCACGCTGACGGTGCACGATGTGCACGATGAAATCATCAAGCGCGGCCATCGCCACGAGGCCCAAGTGCATCTGTTGGAACAGGTGCGGGCCACGGCGGCGCAAGCGCAGGAGTTCGGGCTCAAAACGGGAGCCAAGCTCTTCCACAGCGTGATCGTGCATCTGGAAGATGGCCTGCCAATTCAGTGCGAAGACCGCTGGGTCAACCCGGCTTGCGCGCCGGACTATCTGACCCTGGACTTCAGCCTCAGCACGCCCACCAACTATTTGCTGGAGGTGGCGCCCCTGTCCGAGGCGCGCTATTCCATCGAGGCCTTGCTGCCGACGGCTGAGGAGGCCAAACTCTTGCGACTGAGTAGGGATCAGCCCTGCCTGGTAGTCAAGCGCCGCACTTTTAGCCGTGGGCAGACGGTGACCGTGGTGCGCCTGACCCACCCGGGCTCGCTTTACATCTTGGAAGGGAGTTTTCAAGCATGA
- a CDS encoding ABC transporter substrate-binding protein, with the protein MRFLIAILVATVAALFCQQALALSVFFINPGRSDEAYWVTAGNAVRAAAKQLGIQHEQFFAERDHLRVLEIAHSLAARPKAQRPDYVLLTNDKLTLVSATRILEKAGIKSFAAFSGLLDEERAEFGEPRAGLGNLIGSLEPRSSDAGYLTAKSLITQGRRLGLAGSDGKLHLLALAGDRSTPTSVHRNLGLRRALAEHPDVVLDQQVFGDWRRDKALEQASWLLRRHPQANLFWCANDQMAFGAMTALEQAGRKPGRHVLVSGINTSDEAMQAVISGRLAALAGGHFMAGAWAMVMIYDYEHGQDFAAEGLELSKPMFVLFDKAMAERFLKRFGAGQVPVDFKAYSKALNPTRKQYDFAFDQLLK; encoded by the coding sequence ATGAGATTTTTGATCGCAATCCTTGTTGCGACCGTTGCTGCCCTGTTCTGCCAACAGGCCCTGGCCCTGTCGGTGTTCTTCATCAACCCCGGCCGCTCTGACGAAGCCTACTGGGTCACCGCAGGCAATGCCGTGCGCGCTGCTGCCAAGCAGCTGGGCATTCAGCACGAACAGTTCTTTGCCGAGCGTGACCATTTGCGGGTACTGGAAATCGCCCACAGCCTCGCCGCCCGGCCCAAAGCGCAGCGCCCGGACTATGTCTTGCTCACCAATGACAAGCTGACCCTGGTCAGCGCCACCCGCATTCTGGAAAAAGCAGGCATCAAGTCCTTCGCTGCCTTCAGCGGCCTGCTGGACGAGGAGCGGGCCGAATTTGGCGAACCACGCGCCGGCCTGGGCAATCTGATCGGCTCGCTGGAGCCGCGCTCCAGCGATGCCGGCTACCTGACCGCAAAATCCCTGATCACCCAAGGCCGGCGCCTGGGCCTGGCTGGCAGTGACGGCAAATTGCACTTGCTCGCCCTGGCTGGCGACCGCTCCACCCCCACCTCCGTGCACCGCAATCTGGGCTTGCGCCGCGCCTTGGCCGAACACCCCGATGTGGTGCTGGATCAGCAGGTCTTCGGCGACTGGCGGCGCGACAAGGCGCTTGAGCAAGCCAGCTGGCTGCTGCGCCGCCACCCCCAGGCCAATCTATTCTGGTGCGCCAATGACCAAATGGCGTTTGGCGCCATGACGGCGCTGGAGCAGGCAGGTCGCAAGCCCGGGCGCCATGTGCTGGTGTCAGGCATCAACACCTCCGACGAAGCCATGCAGGCCGTCATCAGCGGCCGCTTGGCCGCCCTGGCAGGCGGGCACTTCATGGCCGGCGCCTGGGCCATGGTGATGATTTACGACTACGAGCATGGCCAGGACTTCGCCGCCGAGGGGCTGGAACTCAGCAAGCCCATGTTCGTTTTGTTCGACAAGGCCATGGCCGAGCGCTTTCTCAAGCGCTTCGGTGCTGGCCAAGTGCCGGTAGACTTCAAGGCCTATAGCAAGGCCTTGAATCCGACGCGCAAGCAGTACGACTTCGCTTTCGACCAATTGCTCAAATGA
- the clsB gene encoding cardiolipin synthase ClsB, giving the protein MSVPPEADPLLSWHPLPRAEFVGGNQLHLLRGGDELFPAQSQALAAAQHEIWLATYIFHFDSAGQAVLDDLIAAAQRGVRVRLVVDGFGSRASLPWLQAQLEGSGVALAVFRPIDRWYSWLQPGQLRRLHQKLCVVDGQHAFIGGINIIDDRMDINHGATEQPRLDFAVALRGPLVQAVEQAARAVWSRAWLGRDFGEELLALVRSPEPVARLRRLARRLRMPRFGRTGQQTQELPPVSAAFVLRDNLRQRRTIEHAYVDAIRSASQSVDLITPYFYPGQAFRRALRGAAKRGVRVRLILQGKLDYRIAGMAAQALYTELLGYGVTIYEYTPAYLHAKVCVVDECWATVGSSNIDPLSLLLNLEANVIVRDAQFARDVAAQFDAAAALSRQVDPDSQGGGLRGVLRRALVAWAAYVYLRVAGATGRY; this is encoded by the coding sequence GTGAGCGTGCCGCCTGAAGCCGACCCTTTGCTGAGCTGGCATCCCCTGCCCAGGGCGGAGTTCGTCGGCGGCAACCAGTTGCACCTGCTGCGCGGTGGTGATGAGTTGTTCCCGGCCCAGTCGCAAGCCCTTGCTGCGGCCCAGCACGAAATCTGGCTGGCCACCTACATCTTTCACTTCGACAGCGCAGGCCAGGCCGTGCTGGATGATTTGATCGCTGCGGCGCAGCGCGGCGTGCGGGTGCGCCTGGTGGTGGACGGCTTTGGCTCGCGGGCCAGCCTGCCCTGGCTGCAGGCGCAGCTTGAAGGCAGCGGCGTGGCGCTGGCGGTGTTTCGGCCGATCGATCGTTGGTACAGCTGGCTGCAGCCCGGTCAGCTGCGCCGCCTGCACCAAAAGCTTTGTGTGGTGGATGGCCAGCACGCCTTCATCGGCGGCATCAACATCATCGATGACCGCATGGACATCAACCACGGCGCCACCGAGCAGCCGCGCCTGGACTTTGCCGTGGCCTTGCGCGGCCCACTGGTGCAAGCCGTGGAGCAGGCGGCGCGGGCGGTCTGGTCGCGTGCCTGGCTGGGGCGCGACTTCGGCGAAGAGCTCTTGGCCCTGGTGCGCAGCCCCGAACCGGTGGCGCGGCTGCGGCGCCTGGCGCGCCGCCTGCGCATGCCCAGGTTCGGCCGCACCGGACAGCAGACCCAAGAGCTGCCGCCGGTAAGTGCCGCCTTTGTGCTGCGTGACAACCTGCGCCAGCGCCGCACCATCGAGCACGCCTATGTGGACGCGATCCGCAGCGCCAGCCAAAGCGTCGACCTGATCACGCCTTATTTCTACCCCGGCCAGGCCTTTCGCCGGGCGCTGCGTGGTGCCGCCAAGCGCGGCGTGCGGGTGCGGCTGATTCTGCAGGGCAAGCTGGACTACCGCATTGCCGGCATGGCCGCACAGGCGCTCTACACCGAGCTGCTGGGCTATGGCGTCACCATTTACGAATACACCCCCGCCTATCTGCACGCCAAGGTCTGCGTGGTGGATGAGTGCTGGGCCACGGTGGGCAGCTCCAATATTGACCCGCTCTCGCTGCTGCTCAATCTGGAGGCCAATGTGATCGTGCGTGACGCCCAATTCGCACGCGATGTGGCGGCGCAATTTGATGCGGCCGCAGCGCTCTCGCGTCAGGTCGATCCGGATTCTCAAGGCGGCGGTCTGCGCGGTGTTCTGCGCCGCGCCTTGGTGGCTTGGGCGGCTTATGTCTATTTGCGTGTGGCTGGAGCGACAGGCCGGTATTGA
- the hutH gene encoding histidine ammonia-lyase — MPSIEITPGHITLAQLREIRQGGVTLSLHASATEIIRRSAAVVQAAAAGDAPVYGVNTGFGKLASTRISKEDLATLQFNLIRSHCVGVGAPLQPGVVRLMLATKAASLARGHSGVREAVVQSLLDVFNAGLVPYVPAQGSVGASGDLAPLSHMTLALLGEGEMLVDGKRVPALPELQKHGIAPLVLQAKEGLALINGTQTSTALALEGLLRFESLYASAIVSGALSLDAARGSDGPFDPRIHAVRGQPGQIEAAAAYRQLLVGSEIRHSHEIGDDRVQDPYCLRCQPQVMGACLDQSRYVRDVLLREANAVTDNPLVFANEDGTAQMISGGNFHAEPVALAADALAVAIAEVGAIAERRIAMLIDTSVSRLPPFLTENAGLNSGFMIAHVTAAALASENKSLAHPASVDSLPTSANQEDHVSMATFGARRLGPMLDNTSHIIGIELLAAAQGIEFLRPLTSSQPLEEVHALLRQSCPPMPSDHYLAPDIENAFKLVNGGQLAQLLTRSTGLVVLS, encoded by the coding sequence ATGCCATCTATCGAAATCACCCCCGGCCACATCACCCTCGCTCAGCTGCGCGAGATCCGCCAAGGCGGCGTCACCCTGAGCTTGCACGCCAGCGCCACCGAGATCATCCGCCGCAGCGCGGCCGTGGTGCAGGCCGCCGCGGCGGGCGACGCCCCGGTCTATGGCGTCAACACCGGCTTCGGCAAGCTGGCCAGCACCCGCATCAGCAAGGAAGACCTGGCCACGCTGCAGTTCAATCTGATCCGCTCGCATTGCGTGGGCGTGGGCGCGCCGCTGCAGCCCGGCGTCGTGCGCCTGATGCTGGCCACCAAGGCGGCCTCGCTGGCACGCGGCCACTCTGGCGTGCGCGAAGCCGTGGTGCAAAGCCTGCTGGATGTATTCAACGCCGGCCTGGTGCCCTATGTGCCCGCACAAGGCTCGGTGGGCGCCTCGGGCGACCTGGCACCGCTCTCGCACATGACCCTGGCCTTGCTGGGCGAAGGTGAAATGTTGGTGGACGGCAAGCGCGTCCCCGCCCTGCCCGAACTGCAGAAGCACGGCATCGCCCCGCTGGTGCTGCAGGCCAAGGAAGGCCTGGCCCTGATCAACGGCACACAAACCTCCACCGCCCTGGCGCTGGAAGGGCTGCTGCGATTTGAGAGCCTGTACGCCTCGGCCATCGTCAGCGGCGCCCTGAGCCTGGACGCCGCGCGCGGCAGCGACGGCCCCTTTGACCCGCGCATCCACGCCGTGCGTGGCCAGCCCGGCCAAATCGAGGCGGCCGCCGCCTACCGCCAATTGCTGGTGGGCAGCGAGATCCGCCATTCGCATGAAATCGGCGACGACCGGGTGCAAGACCCCTACTGCCTGCGCTGCCAGCCGCAGGTGATGGGCGCTTGCCTGGATCAGTCCCGCTATGTGCGTGATGTGCTGCTGCGCGAAGCCAATGCCGTCACCGACAACCCGCTGGTCTTCGCCAATGAAGACGGCACGGCGCAAATGATTTCCGGCGGCAATTTCCACGCCGAACCGGTGGCCCTGGCCGCCGATGCGCTGGCCGTGGCCATCGCCGAGGTGGGCGCCATTGCCGAACGCCGCATCGCCATGCTGATCGACACCAGCGTCTCGCGCCTGCCGCCCTTCCTGACCGAGAACGCCGGCCTGAACTCGGGCTTCATGATCGCCCACGTCACCGCCGCCGCTTTGGCCAGCGAGAACAAGAGCCTGGCCCACCCGGCCAGCGTGGACAGCCTGCCCACCAGCGCCAATCAGGAAGACCATGTTTCCATGGCCACCTTCGGCGCCCGCCGCCTTGGCCCCATGCTGGACAACACCAGCCACATCATCGGCATCGAGCTGCTGGCCGCCGCGCAAGGCATCGAGTTCCTGCGCCCGCTCACCAGCTCCCAGCCGCTGGAGGAAGTGCACGCCCTGCTGCGCCAAAGCTGCCCACCCATGCCCAGCGACCACTACCTGGCGCCCGATATCGAAAACGCCTTCAAGCTGGTGAACGGCGGCCAACTGGCGCAACTGCTCACCCGCAGCACTGGCTTGGTGGTGCTGAGCTGA
- the hutU gene encoding urocanate hydratase translates to MSAQPRTVRAPTGTTLSCKNWLTEAAFRMIQNNLDPVVAENPDALVVYGGIGKAARNWDCFEAILESLKKLEADETLLVQSGKPVGVFKTHTEAPRVLIANSNLVPHWANWEHFNELDRKGLMMYGQMTAGSWIYIGTQGIVQGTYETFAEAGRQHYGGSLQGKWVLTAGLGGMGGAQPLAATFAGACSLNIECQQSRIDFRLKTRYVDEQATDLDDALARIAKYTAEGKAISIALLGNAAEVLPELVKRAKAGTAIKPDLVTDQTSAHDLINGYLPAGWTVEQWKAAAADSSQHAELKSAAARGCAVHVQAMLDFQAMGIPTVDYGNNIRQVALEQGVKNAFDFPGFVPAYVRPQFCEGRGPFRWVALSGDPEDIYKTDAKIKELFPHHAHVHRWLDMARERIAFQGLPARICWLGLGERHIAGLAFNEMVKNGELKAPIVIGRDHLDSGSVASPNRETESMADGSDAVSDWPLLNALLNTAGGATWVSLHHGGGVGMGFSQHSGVVIVADGTDAAAQRLSRVLYNDPGTGVMRHADAGYEIAKTTARERGLNMPML, encoded by the coding sequence ATGTCCGCACAGCCCCGCACCGTTCGCGCCCCCACCGGCACCACCCTCAGCTGCAAGAACTGGCTGACCGAAGCCGCCTTCCGCATGATCCAGAACAATCTGGACCCGGTCGTGGCCGAGAACCCCGACGCCCTGGTGGTCTACGGCGGCATCGGCAAGGCCGCCCGCAACTGGGACTGTTTCGAAGCCATTCTTGAGTCGCTCAAGAAGCTGGAAGCCGACGAAACCCTGCTGGTGCAATCCGGCAAGCCGGTCGGCGTGTTCAAGACCCACACCGAAGCACCGCGGGTGCTGATCGCCAACTCCAACCTCGTGCCGCACTGGGCCAACTGGGAACACTTCAACGAGCTCGACCGCAAGGGCCTGATGATGTACGGCCAGATGACCGCCGGCAGCTGGATTTACATCGGCACCCAGGGCATCGTGCAGGGCACGTATGAAACCTTTGCAGAGGCCGGCCGCCAGCATTACGGCGGCTCGCTGCAAGGCAAGTGGGTGCTGACCGCCGGCCTGGGCGGCATGGGCGGCGCCCAGCCTCTGGCCGCCACTTTTGCCGGCGCTTGCTCGCTGAACATCGAGTGTCAGCAATCCCGCATCGACTTCCGCTTGAAGACCCGCTATGTGGACGAGCAAGCCACAGATCTGGACGACGCCCTGGCCCGCATTGCCAAGTACACCGCCGAGGGCAAGGCCATCTCCATCGCCCTGCTGGGCAATGCGGCTGAAGTGCTGCCCGAGCTCGTCAAGCGCGCCAAGGCCGGCACCGCCATCAAGCCCGATCTGGTCACCGACCAGACCAGCGCCCACGACCTGATCAACGGCTATCTGCCCGCCGGCTGGACCGTAGAGCAATGGAAGGCCGCCGCTGCCGATTCGTCACAACACGCCGAGCTGAAGTCCGCAGCAGCACGCGGCTGCGCCGTCCATGTGCAGGCCATGCTGGACTTCCAAGCCATGGGCATCCCGACCGTGGATTACGGCAACAACATCCGCCAGGTCGCGCTGGAGCAAGGCGTGAAGAACGCTTTTGACTTCCCCGGCTTTGTGCCCGCTTACGTGCGCCCGCAGTTCTGCGAAGGCCGTGGCCCCTTCCGCTGGGTGGCGCTGTCCGGCGACCCGGAAGACATCTACAAGACCGACGCCAAGATCAAGGAACTCTTCCCCCACCACGCCCATGTGCACCGCTGGCTGGACATGGCCCGCGAGCGCATTGCCTTCCAGGGCCTGCCGGCACGCATCTGCTGGCTGGGCTTGGGCGAACGCCACATCGCCGGCCTGGCCTTCAATGAGATGGTCAAGAACGGCGAACTGAAGGCTCCCATCGTCATCGGCCGCGACCATCTGGACAGCGGCTCGGTCGCCAGCCCCAACCGCGAAACCGAAAGCATGGCCGACGGCTCGGACGCTGTGTCCGACTGGCCGCTGCTCAACGCCTTGCTGAACACCGCAGGCGGCGCCACCTGGGTCTCGCTGCACCACGGCGGCGGCGTGGGCATGGGCTTCAGCCAGCACAGCGGCGTGGTCATCGTGGCCGATGGCACGGACGCCGCCGCCCAGCGGCTCTCGCGCGTGCTCTACAACGACCCCGGCACCGGCGTGATGCGCCATGCCGATGCTGGCTATGAAATCGCCAAGACCACGGCGCGTGAGCGCGGTCTGAACATGCCCATGCTGTGA